One segment of Comamonas thiooxydans DNA contains the following:
- a CDS encoding lysozyme, which translates to MALDIRVGIVGLVLSASGLVYIAQREGYREDAYPDPALGTKVPTIGYGTTGGVKMGDKITPDRALVRLRADANEKEIALRRCLGDIKLLQREWDAYVGLAYNTGVTPVCFNNDRTGPSTIKQRLQAENYAGACEAILLYDRAGPVNKPSDRCSHPDNRTCRGVWTDRKALRAMCLGEPMP; encoded by the coding sequence ATGGCACTTGATATTCGAGTCGGCATTGTTGGCCTTGTGCTTTCAGCGTCCGGCCTGGTCTACATAGCCCAGCGTGAGGGCTACCGAGAAGACGCGTATCCAGATCCGGCCCTTGGCACCAAGGTGCCGACCATCGGCTATGGGACAACTGGAGGCGTCAAGATGGGCGACAAGATAACGCCCGACCGCGCACTGGTTCGGCTTCGTGCTGATGCCAATGAAAAAGAGATAGCTCTTCGGCGCTGCCTCGGCGACATCAAGCTGCTCCAGCGCGAATGGGATGCTTACGTGGGCCTGGCCTACAACACAGGCGTCACGCCGGTCTGCTTCAACAACGACCGCACGGGCCCCAGCACCATCAAGCAGCGCCTGCAGGCCGAGAACTATGCCGGGGCCTGTGAAGCCATCTTGCTTTACGACCGCGCCGGCCCCGTCAACAAGCCGAGCGACCGGTGTAGCCATCCTGACAACCGCACCTGCAGGGGCGTCTGGACAGACCGCAAGGCGCTGCGTGCGATGTGCCTTGGGGAGCCCATGCCATGA
- a CDS encoding DUF2514 domain-containing protein gives MKGRILLAILITLAAVFGARAWNSHLVAQGDAQGAKRVQQAWDQAEAKRQVAESAASAKAALQRAADETAARVAEQSKQKETERIAHEQAQREQASRAALDTATSRNRSLLTTIAQLNANAAAAKLSGPGSQSCSTADVDGATAARNALGECSSRYTALGGIADKLSGQVTGLQDYIRFVSTQKELADGY, from the coding sequence ATGAAGGGCCGCATTCTGCTCGCCATCCTCATCACGTTGGCTGCCGTGTTCGGTGCGCGTGCGTGGAACTCCCACCTGGTTGCACAAGGCGACGCCCAAGGCGCCAAGCGTGTGCAGCAGGCCTGGGACCAGGCCGAAGCCAAGCGCCAAGTCGCTGAGTCGGCGGCCAGCGCAAAGGCTGCACTCCAACGGGCTGCAGACGAAACAGCGGCCCGTGTCGCTGAGCAATCCAAGCAGAAGGAAACGGAAAGGATCGCCCATGAACAGGCTCAACGTGAGCAGGCTTCGCGCGCTGCTCTTGACACTGCCACTTCTCGCAATCGCAGCTTGCTCACCACTATCGCCCAGCTCAACGCAAATGCAGCCGCTGCAAAGCTGTCCGGCCCCGGCTCGCAATCCTGCTCCACCGCCGACGTTGATGGAGCCACCGCCGCCCGCAATGCACTCGGGGAGTGCAGCAGCAGATACACAGCGCTGGGAGGCATCGCTGACAAGCTCTCCGGCCAGGTAACTGGCCTGCAGGACTACATCCGTTTCGTGTCCACGCAAAAGGAGCTGGCCGATGGTTATTGA
- a CDS encoding DUF3486 family protein, with the protein MARKSSIDRLDPEIKAYITAMLATGSMTLDELIKDLQGRFPAAAGAGELPSRSAVGRFGQKLERRLEAIRASTEAARLIQEHAGDDEDARSGALTALVQTELFEYIMQLQDASEQDVDPVKRVELLSKAAKNIATLTRSSVSLKKFQSEVRDRAEAAAANVEKIAKKGGLSAESVEQLRREILGIAA; encoded by the coding sequence ATGGCCCGCAAAAGCAGCATCGACCGGCTAGACCCGGAGATCAAGGCATACATCACGGCAATGCTGGCAACCGGCAGCATGACGCTGGACGAGCTGATCAAGGATCTGCAGGGGCGCTTCCCAGCTGCAGCAGGTGCTGGTGAATTGCCCAGCCGCTCGGCTGTTGGTCGCTTCGGCCAGAAGCTGGAGCGCCGTCTGGAAGCCATCCGAGCCAGCACCGAAGCCGCACGACTGATTCAAGAGCATGCCGGCGACGATGAAGATGCTCGCAGCGGTGCGCTCACTGCATTGGTTCAAACCGAGCTGTTTGAGTACATCATGCAGTTGCAGGATGCCAGCGAACAGGATGTGGACCCGGTCAAGCGAGTCGAGCTACTCTCCAAAGCGGCCAAGAACATTGCCACGCTCACGCGCTCCAGTGTGAGCCTGAAGAAGTTTCAGAGCGAGGTGCGTGATCGTGCCGAAGCAGCTGCAGCCAACGTCGAGAAGATCGCCAAGAAAGGCGGCCTCTCGGCCGAATCGGTGGAGCAGCTGCGCCGCGAGATCCTGGGGATCGCCGCATGA
- a CDS encoding DUF935 domain-containing protein: protein MAKNRRTQPSRPAPDLSNYVTRQELETEIASRLVDPFESSYMGVLRTNDPLLLERGQGSIEIYRDLKRDGKVFSSLQKRQLALVGYDWTVTPITSSTKADEDAKTMHDILDGCGFDNLCKQLMDALLTGMEVVEIIWTVSDGMWVPKRFAQRAQRRFTFIQDTADRPPELRMLTREDMLRGRALPERKFIVHRVNPQDDNPYGMGLGLQTYWPVFFKRAGIVAWNKRLARTGSPMPWGKYPNGAGPKEKDTLFRALRAMSNDGVLMTPQGMDISLLESKMAGSGSISSERELAEYMDDWIAAVWTGESPRGKAGGAVAAAAKERETVRLGLTKGDSDLLTETLKEQLLDHICYFNGLEPCKVYRQIKADEDTKAQSETDKNVADLGFEPSEAYIKERYGDGWTKKQSVPASGPAAPNVSPVGPSFAEASGVQGQDAIDQALASIGDAELQDAMRGLLEPLFEAIEATDNFEDALAVVQKAFPKMDSAKLQSLVASAIFGGQAYGRAVEA, encoded by the coding sequence ATGGCTAAAAACCGCCGTACTCAGCCGAGCCGGCCAGCGCCGGACCTGAGCAACTATGTGACGCGCCAGGAGCTGGAGACAGAAATTGCCAGCCGCCTGGTTGATCCCTTTGAGTCCAGCTACATGGGCGTGCTGCGCACCAATGACCCGCTGTTGCTGGAGCGTGGCCAGGGCAGTATCGAGATCTACCGCGACCTAAAACGCGACGGCAAGGTGTTCTCTTCGCTGCAAAAGCGGCAGTTGGCCCTTGTCGGCTATGACTGGACCGTGACGCCCATCACGTCGTCCACAAAGGCGGATGAAGATGCCAAGACGATGCATGACATCCTGGATGGCTGCGGCTTCGACAACTTGTGCAAGCAATTGATGGATGCGTTGCTCACCGGTATGGAAGTTGTCGAGATCATCTGGACGGTGTCGGATGGTATGTGGGTACCCAAGCGCTTTGCCCAGCGGGCCCAGCGGCGCTTTACCTTTATCCAGGACACCGCTGATCGCCCCCCTGAACTGCGCATGCTGACACGCGAGGACATGCTGCGCGGCCGTGCGCTGCCAGAGCGCAAATTCATCGTGCATCGGGTCAATCCGCAGGACGACAACCCATATGGCATGGGCCTGGGCCTGCAAACCTACTGGCCGGTGTTCTTCAAGCGCGCCGGCATCGTGGCCTGGAACAAGCGCCTGGCCCGCACTGGCTCACCGATGCCTTGGGGCAAATATCCCAACGGTGCCGGTCCCAAGGAAAAGGACACACTGTTTCGGGCGCTGCGTGCCATGAGCAACGACGGCGTGCTGATGACGCCACAGGGCATGGATATCTCGCTGCTGGAAAGCAAGATGGCAGGCAGTGGCAGCATCAGCTCCGAACGTGAGCTGGCCGAGTACATGGACGACTGGATTGCGGCCGTCTGGACCGGCGAGTCCCCGCGCGGCAAGGCTGGTGGCGCAGTAGCCGCTGCTGCGAAGGAACGCGAGACAGTGCGCCTGGGCCTGACCAAGGGCGACAGCGATCTGCTGACAGAAACGCTGAAGGAGCAGCTGCTCGACCACATCTGCTATTTCAATGGGCTGGAGCCCTGCAAGGTGTATCGCCAGATCAAAGCCGATGAGGACACAAAGGCGCAGTCGGAAACCGATAAGAATGTGGCGGATCTTGGTTTCGAGCCCTCCGAGGCATACATCAAGGAACGCTATGGCGATGGCTGGACCAAGAAGCAAAGCGTGCCTGCTTCAGGTCCGGCAGCGCCCAACGTCAGCCCCGTGGGCCCCAGCTTTGCCGAAGCCAGCGGCGTGCAGGGCCAGGACGCCATCGACCAGGCGCTGGCATCCATCGGCGATGCCGAGCTGCAGGACGCCATGCGCGGCCTGCTGGAGCCGCTTTTTGAGGCCATCGAGGCGACTGATAACTTTGAGGATGCCCTGGCCGTGGTGCAGAAGGCCTTTCCGAAGATGGACAGCGCCAAGCTGCAATCGCTGGTCGCCTCGGCGATCTTTGGCGGGCAGGCCTACGGCCGCGCCGTCGAGGCATAG
- a CDS encoding phage minor head protein codes for MATIAANLKLQPADATEYFRAKGLQVTWSWTDMTREAHAAAFTVAKATTLDVLSAIRTEVDKAIGEGQTFEAFKKALRPKLQDLGWWGRQEVLDGETGELTTAQLGSNRRLRTIFQTNVQTAYMAGRYKRYLADVDNRPYWRYVAILDGRTRPAHRALHGKVWRWDDPIWQVIWPPNGWGCRCRVQALTEAEFQALGVPLENGSEAISTIRVPVNKDGDTMDVQVVRYMDERGQPRTFRPDPGWDYNPGVASQANLDRVMAGKLEQAAPAISQAAVRDMAGQPQFGQWLQAPTGAWPLVSVPPADAQSIGAASRIGTLAGTVVRAAGSASVDYAGAQLVIEQGILVRSAGQLIYVLRQGETVSVVRAQASGDSLAVVSVERLTLEQAMADADIAAAL; via the coding sequence ATGGCGACCATCGCTGCCAATCTGAAGCTGCAGCCGGCCGACGCAACCGAGTACTTCCGCGCCAAGGGGTTGCAGGTGACCTGGTCGTGGACGGATATGACGCGGGAGGCCCATGCTGCTGCGTTCACCGTGGCCAAGGCCACGACGCTGGATGTGCTGTCCGCGATACGCACCGAGGTGGACAAGGCCATCGGTGAGGGGCAGACCTTCGAGGCTTTCAAGAAGGCTCTGCGCCCGAAGCTGCAGGACCTGGGCTGGTGGGGACGCCAGGAAGTGCTAGATGGCGAGACTGGCGAGCTGACTACGGCCCAGCTGGGCAGCAATCGGCGCCTGCGCACCATCTTCCAGACCAACGTGCAGACTGCTTATATGGCTGGGCGCTACAAGCGCTATCTGGCCGACGTGGATAACCGGCCGTATTGGCGCTATGTGGCCATCCTGGACGGCCGCACGCGGCCCGCCCATCGCGCCCTGCACGGCAAGGTGTGGCGCTGGGATGACCCGATCTGGCAGGTGATCTGGCCGCCCAATGGCTGGGGATGCCGGTGCCGCGTTCAGGCGCTCACAGAGGCTGAATTCCAGGCACTTGGCGTGCCTTTGGAAAATGGCAGCGAGGCCATTAGCACGATCCGAGTGCCGGTCAACAAGGACGGCGACACGATGGATGTGCAAGTCGTGCGCTATATGGACGAACGCGGCCAGCCACGCACGTTCCGGCCAGATCCGGGCTGGGACTACAACCCTGGCGTGGCATCTCAGGCCAACCTGGACCGCGTCATGGCCGGCAAGCTGGAACAGGCAGCGCCTGCCATCAGCCAGGCTGCAGTGCGTGATATGGCGGGCCAGCCGCAGTTTGGTCAATGGTTGCAGGCGCCCACGGGGGCCTGGCCGCTTGTATCGGTCCCACCGGCAGATGCACAGTCCATTGGCGCCGCCTCACGCATTGGCACTCTAGCCGGCACCGTGGTGCGGGCTGCAGGATCTGCCTCTGTTGACTATGCGGGTGCGCAGCTGGTGATCGAGCAAGGCATTCTGGTGCGCAGCGCTGGCCAGTTGATCTACGTGCTGCGCCAGGGTGAGACGGTTTCGGTAGTTCGGGCCCAGGCTTCTGGCGACAGCCTGGCGGTGGTCAGCGTGGAGCGGCTCACCTTGGAGCAGGCCATGGCTGACGCCGATATCGCTGCAGCGCTATGA
- a CDS encoding phage virion morphogenesis protein, with protein MSGLIDIIIDIGDAVRRLDRAAAILDNPTDLYRGIAQSLESVTEGNFEAQGRPHWAPLAKSTIQERTRRNKGSSTLMMLQDSGILAASVTSDFGADFALIAAGGAASDYAAIQQFGGEIKRAAYSTKVRLRTDAKGNLLRQAGNPNLAVFARDSHKRARESWHEVGEFTIKIPARPYLPFSGPPEAPILQPEAETSIMDVVDRFLRGAFGQ; from the coding sequence ATGAGCGGCCTGATCGACATCATCATTGACATCGGCGATGCCGTTCGCCGGTTGGATCGTGCTGCAGCGATCCTCGACAACCCGACGGATCTTTACCGGGGCATTGCGCAGAGCCTGGAGAGCGTGACAGAGGGCAACTTTGAAGCCCAAGGGCGGCCGCACTGGGCTCCTCTGGCCAAGTCCACTATCCAGGAGCGCACGCGCCGTAACAAAGGCAGCTCCACGCTGATGATGCTGCAGGACAGCGGTATTTTGGCCGCCAGCGTCACGTCCGACTTTGGCGCCGACTTTGCCTTGATTGCAGCCGGCGGCGCGGCCTCAGACTATGCGGCCATCCAGCAGTTTGGTGGCGAGATCAAGCGCGCGGCCTACTCGACCAAGGTACGGCTGCGCACGGATGCCAAGGGCAATCTGCTGCGCCAGGCCGGCAACCCCAACCTGGCTGTGTTTGCCCGCGATAGCCACAAGCGGGCGCGTGAGAGTTGGCATGAGGTCGGCGAGTTCACCATCAAGATCCCGGCGCGGCCATATTTGCCATTTAGCGGCCCGCCCGAGGCTCCTATACTGCAACCCGAGGCCGAGACCTCCATCATGGATGTGGTGGACCGATTTCTACGAGGTGCGTTCGGTCAGTAG
- a CDS encoding MFS transporter, whose translation MARQVPPHPDLSHLSLFLYLTPIHNMLDGFDVLVMAFTAASVASQWKLSGVQLGYLLSAGLVGMALGSLVIAPWADRIGRRPLIMLCIAIAGAGMLASAYAQSAVQLGALRLFTGLGIGGILASSYVIAGEYASSRWRGLAISLQATAYALGATIGGLIATQLIPSLGWRSVFLYGGVATLVTLPVMFLWLPESLDFLIAKRPSNALGKMNIIRLKVGLEPLAQMPAFNQSAATAGTSRVASLLAPGLVTSTLLIWAAFFIVMFGFYFVMSWTPKLLVTAGLSNQQGITGGVLLNVGGIVGTSLIGFLAAKYRLSRVLMLYLVINAALMCAFVSLLGSLGMAFATALAIGVFVNGCVAGLYALTPNIYTATQRVTGLGWAIGVGRIGAIVSPLVAGKLIDASWKPDQLFSLYGLVFLGAALAVYQLQRRNTASTAPQPLVMHDAPETVD comes from the coding sequence ATGGCCCGGCAAGTCCCACCACATCCCGATTTATCTCATCTCTCCCTCTTTCTTTATCTCACTCCCATTCACAATATGCTTGATGGGTTTGACGTGCTGGTGATGGCGTTCACCGCTGCGTCGGTCGCCAGCCAATGGAAGTTAAGTGGCGTACAGCTGGGCTATTTGCTCAGTGCAGGCCTTGTTGGTATGGCCCTGGGTTCCCTGGTTATCGCGCCTTGGGCTGACAGGATAGGCCGACGGCCGCTCATCATGTTATGTATTGCGATCGCTGGCGCTGGCATGCTGGCATCTGCGTATGCACAGTCCGCAGTCCAACTGGGCGCGCTGCGGCTGTTCACCGGTCTGGGGATCGGAGGCATTCTTGCCAGCAGCTATGTGATCGCTGGTGAGTATGCATCTAGTCGCTGGCGTGGCCTGGCCATCAGTTTGCAAGCCACGGCTTATGCCTTGGGGGCCACGATTGGGGGACTGATTGCAACTCAACTCATCCCTAGCCTTGGCTGGCGATCGGTATTCCTGTATGGCGGGGTGGCGACCCTGGTAACCCTGCCGGTCATGTTCTTGTGGTTGCCTGAATCGTTGGATTTTCTGATTGCGAAGCGTCCCTCCAATGCGCTTGGGAAAATGAACATCATTCGATTGAAAGTAGGGCTGGAGCCGCTGGCGCAAATGCCCGCTTTCAATCAGTCGGCAGCAACAGCAGGAACGAGCCGTGTTGCCAGCTTGCTTGCACCAGGACTTGTCACCTCTACCTTGCTGATCTGGGCCGCCTTTTTTATCGTTATGTTCGGCTTTTACTTTGTAATGAGCTGGACGCCCAAGTTGCTGGTGACAGCAGGATTGTCCAATCAGCAAGGGATCACTGGTGGTGTTTTGCTCAATGTAGGAGGCATTGTCGGTACCTCGCTAATTGGTTTTCTTGCAGCAAAGTACCGCCTGTCCCGCGTGCTCATGCTCTACCTCGTCATAAACGCAGCATTGATGTGCGCGTTTGTGAGCTTGCTTGGCAGCTTGGGTATGGCATTCGCTACGGCCTTGGCCATTGGCGTGTTTGTCAACGGATGCGTGGCTGGCCTCTATGCGTTGACACCAAACATCTACACAGCGACGCAGCGCGTTACAGGGCTCGGGTGGGCAATCGGCGTTGGACGCATCGGCGCTATTGTCTCGCCGCTGGTAGCGGGCAAGCTCATTGACGCCAGCTGGAAGCCGGACCAGCTCTTTTCGCTCTATGGTCTTGTCTTCTTGGGTGCAGCATTAGCCGTTTATCAACTACAGCGCAGGAATACGGCTTCAACTGCGCCTCAGCCATTGGTGATGCATGATGCCCCTGAAACAGTCGATTGA
- a CDS encoding thermonuclease family protein: MLAAPLLCLVIGISDGHTLTVRCGEPGAYEQVTVRLQSIDAPERKQPFGESARQALAELTFRKEAELRCTKTDRYQRQVCSVWVTPASAPNGPRTLDAGLAMITQGMAWWYRACDHVQSPQARGQYEFAEQEAIARKVGLWRDPDPAAPCNQRTRAGLCKP; the protein is encoded by the coding sequence ATGCTTGCCGCTCCCCTTCTCTGCCTCGTCATCGGCATCTCCGACGGCCACACCCTGACCGTCCGCTGTGGTGAGCCTGGCGCTTATGAGCAGGTCACGGTCAGGCTGCAGAGCATCGATGCACCCGAGCGCAAGCAGCCATTCGGCGAGAGCGCCCGACAAGCATTGGCTGAGCTGACATTTCGTAAGGAAGCCGAACTGCGCTGCACCAAGACAGATCGGTACCAGCGACAGGTCTGCTCTGTTTGGGTAACGCCCGCATCAGCACCCAACGGGCCGCGCACGCTCGATGCTGGCCTGGCCATGATCACCCAAGGCATGGCCTGGTGGTACCGCGCCTGTGACCACGTGCAGTCTCCTCAGGCGCGTGGACAGTATGAGTTTGCCGAGCAAGAGGCCATAGCACGCAAAGTCGGGCTGTGGCGCGATCCTGATCCGGCTGCGCCTTGCAATCAGCGTACTCGCGCGGGTCTTTGCAAACCCTAA
- a CDS encoding cell division protein ZapA, whose product MKQIDVQIMQQSYVLTCPDGQEERVQEAVRRVDDAMTRIRDSGKVRSRERVAVLAALNMAFDVLDRDAQQALMANAQAEMQTLAQEQFTPPEVNEAAQAELQRQQELAEQLVLKLDQALDADARLL is encoded by the coding sequence ATGAAGCAGATCGATGTGCAAATCATGCAGCAAAGCTATGTGCTGACCTGCCCCGATGGTCAAGAAGAACGTGTGCAGGAAGCCGTTCGCCGCGTGGACGACGCCATGACCCGCATCCGTGACAGCGGCAAAGTCCGCTCGCGCGAGCGTGTGGCAGTGCTGGCAGCCCTCAATATGGCTTTCGACGTGCTTGACCGCGATGCCCAGCAAGCCCTTATGGCCAACGCCCAGGCAGAAATGCAGACGCTTGCTCAGGAACAGTTCACGCCCCCCGAGGTCAATGAGGCTGCCCAGGCTGAGCTGCAGCGCCAGCAGGAGCTTGCCGAACAACTGGTGCTCAAGCTCGATCAGGCACTGGATGCTGACGCCAGGCTGCTCTGA
- a CDS encoding TonB-dependent receptor domain-containing protein: protein MSPQSSSLRMAQVASRARASFVLRPTLLASALAVAFAAQAQSAAQADAVQMKETVVTANRIEQPLSDLVADMSVVGRETIETAGAVGVADVLSRLPGVQMVRNGGAGSTTSVYLRGADTRFTAVYIDGVRVDSQSTGGASWQDIPLEAIDRIEVLRGPAAAVYGSDAIGGVVQIFTKKGEGKAKPYVGLGWGSRGTVKAQAGVSGGVAGWDYSLGVSHASSNGFNAKTSAGFNPDADGYRNNAFNGRVGYQINNNQRVEATALTSYMNAGYDATVSKTSPMADDRSIYKMNAVGLNWLAKWSDVYSTRLQYTQSRDFYQTKPSVYETDTRLHSYLFQNEWRLGAQTVTAALERREDKLVNNGLDIGSRNRSQNALALGYGLHAGKHTLQLNARHDRDSEFGGHTTGSAAYGYEFMPNWRATASAGTAFRAPTLYQRFSQYGDASLSPEKGRNVELGLKWGKGSDSFSATLYRNNVSNLINYVGGTGTCAGNTGQYGGCYANVAKARYEGITLAATTRLGMVNLQGSVDFQDPRDTDKDLQLARRSKRYANLSADTTLAGWRLGAEMQAAGKRFDDAANKTVLGGYTLWNLSAQKQLTREWSLVARINNLADKRYELARTYATEGRSGYIGVKWEAR from the coding sequence ATGAGTCCGCAATCTTCGTCCCTGCGCATGGCGCAGGTGGCTTCGCGCGCACGCGCATCGTTTGTTCTCCGTCCCACTCTTCTGGCATCTGCGTTGGCAGTGGCGTTTGCCGCACAGGCTCAGTCAGCTGCACAGGCCGATGCGGTGCAGATGAAAGAAACCGTGGTCACCGCCAATCGCATCGAGCAGCCTTTGTCCGATCTGGTGGCCGATATGTCGGTGGTGGGCCGTGAAACGATTGAAACGGCGGGTGCCGTGGGTGTGGCCGATGTGCTTTCGCGTCTGCCGGGTGTGCAAATGGTGCGCAACGGCGGCGCTGGCTCGACCACCAGCGTCTATCTGCGCGGTGCCGACACGCGCTTCACTGCCGTCTATATCGATGGCGTGCGCGTGGACTCTCAGTCCACGGGCGGGGCCTCCTGGCAGGATATTCCGCTGGAAGCGATCGACCGAATTGAAGTGTTGCGAGGCCCGGCGGCGGCTGTCTACGGCTCTGACGCCATCGGCGGCGTGGTGCAGATTTTCACCAAAAAAGGCGAGGGCAAAGCCAAGCCCTATGTGGGCCTGGGCTGGGGCAGTCGTGGCACGGTGAAGGCTCAGGCCGGCGTCAGCGGCGGCGTCGCGGGCTGGGACTATAGCCTGGGTGTTTCGCATGCCAGCAGCAACGGCTTCAATGCCAAGACCTCTGCGGGCTTCAATCCCGATGCCGATGGTTATCGCAACAATGCCTTCAACGGGCGTGTGGGCTACCAGATCAACAACAATCAACGTGTTGAAGCCACGGCTCTGACCAGCTACATGAATGCGGGTTATGACGCCACCGTCTCCAAGACCAGCCCCATGGCTGACGACCGCAGCATCTACAAGATGAATGCGGTCGGCCTGAACTGGCTGGCCAAGTGGAGCGATGTGTACAGCACGCGCCTTCAGTACACGCAGTCACGCGATTTCTACCAGACCAAGCCCAGCGTCTATGAAACCGACACACGCTTGCACAGCTATCTGTTCCAGAACGAGTGGCGGTTGGGAGCGCAGACTGTGACGGCCGCGCTGGAACGCCGTGAGGACAAGCTGGTCAACAACGGCCTGGATATCGGCAGCCGCAATCGCTCCCAGAACGCACTGGCACTGGGCTATGGCCTGCATGCTGGCAAGCACACGCTGCAGCTCAACGCCCGTCATGACCGTGACAGCGAGTTCGGCGGCCACACCACGGGCAGCGCTGCGTATGGCTATGAGTTCATGCCCAACTGGCGCGCAACCGCATCGGCCGGCACTGCCTTTCGCGCACCTACGCTCTATCAGCGCTTCAGCCAATATGGCGATGCCAGCCTGTCGCCCGAAAAAGGCCGCAATGTGGAACTGGGCCTGAAATGGGGCAAGGGCAGCGACAGCTTCTCGGCCACGCTTTATCGCAACAATGTCTCCAATCTCATCAACTATGTGGGTGGGACGGGCACCTGTGCGGGCAATACCGGCCAATACGGCGGCTGCTATGCCAACGTGGCCAAGGCCCGTTACGAAGGCATCACCCTGGCCGCCACCACCCGCTTGGGCATGGTGAATCTGCAAGGTTCGGTGGACTTCCAGGATCCGCGCGATACCGATAAGGATCTGCAACTGGCTCGCCGCTCCAAGCGTTACGCCAATCTGTCTGCCGACACCACACTGGCCGGCTGGAGGCTGGGCGCCGAAATGCAGGCCGCCGGAAAGCGCTTTGACGATGCTGCCAACAAGACCGTGCTGGGCGGTTACACGCTCTGGAATCTGAGTGCACAAAAGCAGCTGACACGTGAATGGAGCCTGGTGGCGCGCATCAACAATCTGGCTGACAAGCGCTATGAGCTGGCCCGAACCTATGCCACCGAAGGCCGCAGCGGCTATATCGGGGTGAAGTGGGAAGCCAGGTAA
- a CDS encoding cobyrinate a,c-diamide synthase → MTVTAMHEAGLRCPALLISAPASGQGKTTITAALARLHARQGRKVRVFKCGPDFLDPYWHELASGSPVHSVDLWMTGEADVRQRLHEAAQEADLILVEGVMGLFDGNFSAGDLAQLLGLPVLAVVDASAMAGTFGALAYGLQHYQAGLRWAGMLANRVATAHHADLLRQGLRDQSLWLGAMPGVQLGDAAVKARSAALLPERHLGLIAAHELSDALQRLDAAADALAQTPLGQRAWSSDDGQPSWQDWCVDFTAPDTDAAQPRLEPWLSGRHIAIARDAAFSFIYPANLDCLRAMGAELCFFSPLAGEALPPCDAIWLPGGYPELHARALHESRQLRDGIAEHMAQGKPVWAECGGMLALCDGVTALDGSTQPMWGLLPGQVVMQSRLGGLGMQQLALDAGLLRGHTFHYTRLETAMPVLTRSSRPGAAVQADRGEALYQHGSVRASYFHAWFPSCPSAVAALFGATIEG, encoded by the coding sequence ATGACAGTCACCGCAATGCATGAAGCAGGGCTGCGCTGTCCTGCGCTCTTGATCAGTGCTCCGGCCTCCGGCCAGGGAAAGACCACCATCACGGCAGCCCTGGCTCGCCTGCATGCGCGCCAGGGACGCAAGGTGCGCGTGTTCAAGTGCGGGCCGGATTTTCTGGACCCTTACTGGCATGAGCTGGCAAGTGGTTCGCCCGTGCATTCGGTAGATTTGTGGATGACGGGCGAGGCGGATGTGCGCCAGCGCCTGCATGAGGCGGCCCAGGAGGCCGACCTGATTCTTGTCGAAGGCGTGATGGGCCTGTTCGACGGCAACTTCAGCGCGGGCGATCTGGCGCAGTTGCTGGGGCTGCCCGTGCTGGCCGTGGTTGATGCCTCGGCCATGGCGGGCACTTTCGGGGCGCTGGCCTACGGCTTGCAGCATTACCAGGCCGGCCTGCGCTGGGCCGGCATGCTGGCCAACCGGGTGGCTACGGCTCACCATGCCGATCTGCTCAGGCAAGGCCTGCGCGACCAGTCACTGTGGCTGGGGGCCATGCCCGGGGTGCAACTGGGCGATGCGGCAGTCAAGGCAAGGTCTGCGGCGCTGCTGCCCGAGCGCCATCTGGGCCTGATCGCCGCCCACGAGCTTAGCGATGCCCTGCAGCGCCTGGATGCCGCAGCCGATGCCCTGGCCCAGACGCCGCTGGGGCAACGGGCCTGGAGCTCGGACGACGGTCAGCCCAGCTGGCAGGACTGGTGCGTGGACTTTACCGCGCCCGACACTGACGCGGCTCAGCCTCGGCTGGAGCCCTGGCTGAGTGGCCGTCACATTGCCATTGCGCGTGATGCGGCGTTTTCGTTTATCTATCCCGCCAATCTGGACTGTCTGCGTGCCATGGGGGCAGAGCTGTGCTTTTTCTCGCCGCTGGCTGGCGAGGCGCTGCCGCCCTGCGATGCGATCTGGCTGCCCGGCGGTTATCCGGAACTGCATGCGCGGGCCCTGCATGAGAGTCGGCAGTTGCGCGACGGCATTGCCGAGCATATGGCGCAGGGCAAGCCGGTCTGGGCCGAGTGCGGCGGCATGCTGGCCCTGTGTGACGGAGTGACCGCCCTGGACGGCAGTACCCAGCCCATGTGGGGGCTGCTGCCCGGTCAGGTCGTCATGCAAAGCCGGCTTGGCGGTCTGGGCATGCAGCAGCTGGCACTGGATGCGGGCTTGCTGCGCGGTCATACCTTTCACTACACAAGGCTGGAGACAGCCATGCCGGTGCTCACGCGCAGCAGCCGCCCCGGGGCGGCCGTGCAGGCCGACCGTGGCGAGGCGCTGTATCAGCATGGCAGTGTGCGGGCCAGTTACTTTCATGCCTGGTTTCCGTCCTGCCCGTCGGCTGTGGCGGCGCTTTTTGGCGCAACAATCGAAGGCTGA